One window of the Triticum dicoccoides isolate Atlit2015 ecotype Zavitan chromosome 3B, WEW_v2.0, whole genome shotgun sequence genome contains the following:
- the LOC119277821 gene encoding fructose-bisphosphate aldolase 1, cytoplasmic-like, with protein MSAYCGKYKDELIKNAAYIGTPGKGILAADESTGTIGKRFASINVENVEDNRRALRELLFCTPGALQYLSGVILFEETLYQSTKGGKPFVDILKEGNVLPGIKVDKGTVELAGTNGETTTQGFDDLGKRCAKYYEAGARFAKWRAVLKIGLTEPSQLSIDQNAQGLARYAIICQENGLVPIVEPEILVDGPHDIDRCAYVTEMVLAACYKALNDQHVLLEGTLLKPNMVTPGSDAKKVAPEVIAEYTVRTLQRTVPAAVPAIVFLSGGQSEEEATLNLNAMNKLQTKKPWNLSFSFGRALQQSTLKAWAGKAENEEKARKAFLVRCKANSEATLGTYKGDATLGEGASESLHVKDYKY; from the coding sequence ATGAGCTCATCAAGAACGCTGCCTACATTGGCACCCCTGGCAAGGGTATCCTTGCTGCCGACGAGTCCACCGGCACCATCGGCAAGCGCTTCGCCAGCATCAACGTTGAGAATGTTGAGGACAACCGTCGCGCcctccgtgagctcctcttctgcaCCCCTGGAGCCCTCCAGTACCTCAGCGGCGTGATCCTCTTCGAGGAGACCCTGTACCAGAGCACCAAGGGTGGCAAGCCCTTCGTCGACATCCTCAAGGAGGGCAACGTCCTCCCTGGCATCAAGGTGGACAAGGGTACCGTCGAGCTCGCTGGAACCAACGGTGAGACCACTACCCAGGGCTTTGATGACCTTGGCAAGCGCTGTGCCAAGTACTATGAGGCTGGTGCCCGCTTTGCCAAGTGGCGTGCTGTCCTCAAGATTGGCCTCACCGAGCCATCACAGCTTTCCATCGACCAGAATGCTCAGGGTCTGGCTCGTTATGCCATCATCTGCCAGGAGAATGGGCTGGTGCCCATTGTTGAGCCTGAGATCCTTGTTGATGGACCTCATGACATTGACCGCTGTGCTTATGTGACCGAGATGGTCCTTGCTGCCTGCTACAAGGCTCTCAACGACCAGCATGTCCTCCTTGAGGGTACCCTCCTGAAGCCCAACATGGTTACCCCTGGTTCCGACGCCAAGAAGGTAGCCCCTGAGGTGATTGCTGAGTACACCGTCCGCACCCTCCAGAGGACCGTCCCTGCTGCCGTCCCTGCCATTGTCTTCCTCTCCGGTGGACAGAGTGAGGAGGAGGCGACCCTGAACCTGAACGCCATGAACAAGCTCCAGACCAAGAAGCCCTGGAACCTGTCCTTCTCCTTCGGGCGTGCTCTCCAGCAGAGCACCCTCAAGGCCTGGGCTGGCAAGGCGGAGAACGAGGAGAAGGCCAGGAAGGCGTTCCTGGTGAGGTGCAAGGCCAACTCCGAGGCCACCCTCGGCACCTACAAGGGcgatgccacccttggcgagggcgccTCCGAGAGCCTCCACGTCAAGGACTACAAGTACTGA
- the LOC119277822 gene encoding E3 ubiquitin-protein ligase AIRP2-like: MLHGGRPLSLRGSLKALEADIHHANTLAHAIHRAYGGTCVQMRLSYSSMAPIILNLIQWMDCSCSLSYTLPSYLGLLEVLVYKVYVDGDASISTIERRASLKEFYAIIYPYLQQIEENVMARDCKEKGWCKGDGDSGGRRKLYADDKDAEREDECGICLEACTKMVLPNCNHAMCINCYRDWYTRSQSCPFCRGSLKRVQSRDLWVLTGDEDVIDPVTLEKENVRHFHSFIDSLPLIVPDNLLLVYYDYLV; this comes from the exons ATGCTTCACGGTGGCAGGCCGCTGTCCCTCAGGGGCTCCCTCAAGGCCCTCGAAGCCGATATCCACCACGCCAACACCCT GGCGCATGCTATCCACAGGGCCTACGGGGGTACATGCGTGCAGATGAGGCTGTCCTACAGCTCCATGGCTCCAATCATCCTCAACCTTATCCAGTGGATGGACTGCAGCTGCTCCCTCTCCTACACCCTCCCCAGCTACCTGGGCCTTCTCGAGGTTCTCGTCTACAAG GTTTATGTTGATGGGGATGCCTCCATATCCACCATCGAAAGGCGAGCGAGCCTCAAAGAATTCTACG CCATAATATACCCCTACTTGCAACAAATTGAGGAGAACGTCATGGCGAGAGACTGCAAGGAGAAGGGGTGGTGCAAGGGGGACGGCGACAGCGGCGGCCGCCGGAAGCTTTACGCCGATGACAAGGACGCCGAGAGGGAAGACGAGTGCGGCATTTGCCTGGAGGCCTGCACCAAGATGGTCCTTCCCAACTGCAACCATGCCATGTGCATCAACTGTTACCGAGACTG GTACACAAGATCCCAGTCGTGCCCATTCTGCCGCGGAAGCCTGAAGCGAGTCCAGTCCAGGGACCTGTGGGTGCTCACTGGCGACGAGGACGTGATCGACCCGGTGACCCTGGAGAAGGAGAATGTGAGGCACTTCCACAGCTTCATCGACAGCCTGCCCCTCATCGTCCCCGACAACCTCCTGCTGGTCTACTATGACTACCTAGTCTAG